A genomic segment from Dasypus novemcinctus isolate mDasNov1 chromosome X, mDasNov1.1.hap2, whole genome shotgun sequence encodes:
- the RAB9A gene encoding ras-related protein Rab-9A, protein MAGKSSLFKVILLGDGGVGKSSLMNRYVTNKFDAQLFHTIGVEFLNKELEVDGHFVTMQIWDTAGQERFRSLRTPFYRGSDCCLLTFSVDDSQSFQNLSNWKKEFIYYADVKEPESFPFVILGNKVDISDRQVSAEEAEAWCRDNGDYPYFETSAKDATNVAAAFEEAVRRVLATEDRSEHLIQTDTVNLHRKPKPSSSCC, encoded by the coding sequence ATGGCAGGAAAATCATCGCTTTTTAAAGTAATTCTCCTTGGAGATGGTGGAGTTGGGAAGAGTTCTCTTATGAACAGATATgtaacaaataaatttgatgcCCAGCTATTCCACACAATAGGtgtggaatttttaaataaagaattgGAGGTGGATGGACATTTTGTTACCATGCAGATTTGGGACACAGCTGGTCAAGAGCGATTCAGAAGCCTGAGGACCCCCTTTTACAGAGGTTCTGACTGTTGCCTGCTTACTTTTAGTGTTGATGATTCtcaaagcttccagaacttaAGTAACTGGAAGAAAGAATTCATCTATTATGCAGATGTGAAAGagcctgaaagctttccttttgtGATTTTGGGTAACAAGGTTGACATAAGTGATCGGCAAGTGTCTGCAGAAGAAGCTGAAGCCTGGTGCAGGGATAACGGCGACTATCCTTACTTCGAAACAAGTGCAAAAGATGCCACTAATGTCGCAGCAGCCTTTGAGGAAGCAGTTCGAAGAGTTCTCGCTACTGAGGATAGGTCAGAGCACTTGATTCAGACAGACACGGTCAATCTTCACAGGAAGCCCAAGCCTAGCTCATCTTGCTGTTGA